Proteins from a single region of Candidatus Parcubacteria bacterium:
- a CDS encoding NUDIX domain-containing protein (Derived by automated computational analysis using gene prediction method: Protein Homology. GO_function: GO:0016787 - hydrolase activity [Evidence IEA]), producing the protein MLLVRKREAWILPGGKPNLGESDAECPLRELSEELPKLSVIGDFKLYKSFTGQTPHQGDIVEAVAYFSKIQREIKPDREISEALWTNNFDNIKLSEITTKIINPLYKDGYL; encoded by the coding sequence ATTCTTTTAGTAAGAAAAAGGGAGGCTTGGATTTTGCCTGGCGGCAAACCTAATTTAGGTGAAAGCGACGCAGAATGCCCCCTTAGAGAATTGTCTGAAGAATTGCCAAAATTATCAGTTATTGGAGATTTCAAACTTTATAAAAGTTTTACCGGTCAAACACCTCATCAAGGTGACATAGTAGAGGCGGTAGCATATTTTAGTAAAATTCAAAGGGAAATAAAGCCAGACAGGGAAATAAGTGAGGCTTTATGGACAAATAACTTTGATAACATTAAATTATCCGAAATAACTACAAAAATTATTAACCCCCTCTATAAAGATGGGTATCTTTAA
- a CDS encoding DNA methyltransferase (Derived by automated computational analysis using gene prediction method: Protein Homology. GO_function: GO:0003677 - DNA binding [Evidence IEA]; GO_function: GO:0008170 - N-methyltransferase activity [Evidence IEA]; GO_process: GO:0006306 - DNA methylation [Evidence IEA]) — protein sequence MTYFFILGNNPTLSSMELAAILPDHQAQILGKDFLLWESEHELQPTTLIKKLGGVIKIGVIKKILPPQQGSQPALFNILKKASQSPDLTGKFNFGLSSYGPHKLPLLPWGLELKKKLKAEGISSRLVTSKEPNLSSVVVEQNKLLTKGCELVLASDGGKLFVGQTLAVQAFKDLSKRDYGRPARDDASGMLPPKLAQIMLNLAGVNENSGPVLDPFCGSGTILQEALLLGAKEVIGTDISPKAISDTKENLAWIKEKYHLEKRMVRVFLKNATRLSESFKPKEIATIVSEPYLGPQRGRHDLRAVKGDLEALYTASLAEFSKIITPQGRIVMVWPSFFGNQLLKPNYGAFKIVNFLPEDWQKWPEIKLTSRGTVIYGRAGQKVFREIVVLEKK from the coding sequence ATGACTTATTTTTTCATTTTAGGAAATAACCCCACCCTCTCTTCAATGGAGTTGGCGGCCATTTTACCTGACCATCAAGCCCAAATTTTGGGCAAGGATTTTTTGCTTTGGGAGAGTGAGCACGAGCTCCAGCCCACGACGCTGATTAAAAAATTAGGAGGCGTCATTAAGATTGGGGTAATTAAGAAAATCTTACCACCGCAACAAGGTTCTCAGCCGGCCTTATTTAATATTTTAAAAAAAGCGAGCCAGAGCCCAGATTTAACTGGGAAATTTAATTTTGGTCTCTCTAGTTATGGTCCGCATAAATTACCACTTCTGCCATGGGGCCTGGAATTAAAGAAAAAGTTGAAGGCTGAGGGGATTAGCTCTCGACTGGTAACTAGTAAAGAACCTAATTTATCCAGTGTGGTTGTTGAGCAGAATAAATTATTAACAAAAGGTTGTGAATTGGTACTGGCCTCCGATGGGGGAAAGCTGTTTGTTGGTCAGACTTTGGCGGTTCAGGCTTTTAAAGACTTATCAAAAAGAGATTATGGTCGTCCGGCACGCGATGACGCTTCCGGGATGTTACCGCCAAAGCTAGCCCAAATCATGCTTAATTTAGCGGGTGTCAATGAAAATAGTGGCCCAGTTCTTGATCCTTTTTGTGGCTCCGGAACAATTTTACAAGAAGCTCTACTTTTAGGAGCAAAAGAGGTTATTGGTACCGACATTTCCCCTAAGGCAATTTCTGACACTAAAGAGAATTTAGCTTGGATTAAAGAAAAATATCATTTGGAAAAAAGGATGGTCCGGGTTTTTCTAAAAAATGCCACCCGGTTAAGTGAATCTTTTAAACCAAAAGAGATAGCGACAATTGTAAGCGAGCCTTATCTTGGGCCTCAGCGCGGCCGGCATGATCTAAGGGCGGTAAAAGGAGATTTAGAGGCTTTATATACGGCTAGTTTAGCGGAATTTTCCAAGATTATTACCCCTCAGGGCAGAATAGTTATGGTTTGGCCCAGCTTTTTTGGCAATCAACTCTTAAAACCGAATTATGGCGCTTTTAAAATTGTTAATTTTTTACCAGAAGATTGGCAAAAATGGCCGGAAATAAAATTAACCTCGCGCGGAACCGTGATTTATGGTCGAGCCGGACAAAAAGTCTTCCGAGAAATTGTTGTTTTGGAGAAGAAATAA
- a CDS encoding O-antigen ligase family protein (Derived by automated computational analysis using gene prediction method: Protein Homology. GO_process: GO:0009103 - lipopolysaccharide biosynthetic process [Evidence IEA]), translating into MIYLLLASLAFLILAWKRLDLAVLLIVAGTPLYLWRGQLAGLPLTFLEVMILTAFAVWLLKDGPHFKTLLKKDSERTSYPFRWEIIAVLLVSFAGVIVAQVSPAALGIFKAYFFEPLLLFILIINLFSSPAGRKKIIGALAISALAVSIFAIFQQLTGLFIANPFWQAAGSRRATSFFPYPNAVGLFLAPLVLIFLGHLINYWRERSWAWRIFYLLTSLTAVAAMVAAQSEGALVGLMAGLGIFALLVNKKARLITIISGMLLALVIWFTPPAKDFVLTKVLLKDLSGQIRRQQWSETMLMLKDGRLITGAGLSAYQEAITPYHQDGIWIKTDDPNWLHDIMFTPGFREKMWQPTEIYLYPHNIVLNFWSELGIFGALIFLWIIAKALVMTLRLSRKKDDSERYLALGIFGALVTLTVHGLVDVPYFKNDLAVLFWIYLALIGGLTLKSNGKNLTKNNR; encoded by the coding sequence ATGATTTACTTGCTGTTAGCGAGCCTGGCCTTTCTTATTTTGGCCTGGAAACGCTTGGATTTAGCCGTCTTACTAATTGTTGCCGGCACCCCGCTTTATTTGTGGCGCGGTCAGTTAGCGGGCCTGCCGCTGACTTTTTTAGAGGTTATGATTTTAACGGCCTTTGCCGTTTGGCTTCTAAAAGATGGTCCTCATTTTAAAACTCTCTTAAAAAAGGATTCGGAGCGAACGTCCTACCCCTTCCGCTGGGAAATTATTGCCGTTCTTTTGGTTTCTTTTGCCGGAGTGATTGTCGCTCAAGTTAGCCCGGCGGCCCTGGGCATTTTTAAAGCTTATTTCTTTGAACCGCTCTTACTCTTCATTTTAATCATTAATTTATTTTCTTCTCCAGCCGGGCGAAAAAAAATTATTGGCGCCTTAGCAATTTCCGCTTTAGCCGTTTCTATCTTTGCCATCTTCCAACAACTGACTGGTCTTTTTATTGCCAACCCTTTTTGGCAGGCCGCCGGCAGCAGAAGGGCCACTTCTTTTTTTCCTTATCCTAATGCCGTCGGCTTATTTCTCGCCCCTTTGGTGCTAATTTTTCTCGGTCACTTAATTAATTATTGGCGAGAACGTTCTTGGGCGTGGCGCATTTTTTATCTTTTAACCAGCTTAACTGCTGTAGCCGCGATGGTGGCCGCTCAATCTGAGGGCGCGCTCGTAGGGCTAATGGCCGGGCTCGGAATCTTTGCCCTTTTAGTTAATAAAAAAGCACGGCTAATTACAATTATCTCCGGGATGCTCTTAGCGCTCGTGATTTGGTTTACGCCGCCGGCAAAAGATTTTGTCTTAACTAAAGTTTTACTAAAGGATTTATCGGGCCAAATTCGCCGCCAGCAATGGAGCGAAACGATGTTAATGTTAAAAGACGGCCGCTTAATTACTGGCGCCGGATTAAGTGCTTATCAGGAGGCGATTACCCCTTATCACCAAGATGGGATTTGGATTAAAACTGATGACCCCAATTGGCTACATGATATAATGTTCACTCCCGGCTTTCGAGAAAAAATGTGGCAGCCGACAGAAATTTATTTATACCCGCATAATATCGTTTTAAACTTTTGGAGTGAGCTTGGTATTTTTGGCGCCCTAATATTTCTTTGGATAATTGCCAAAGCCTTGGTAATGACGCTAAGATTGTCCCGGAAAAAAGATGATTCAGAACGCTACCTGGCCCTAGGGATTTTTGGAGCGCTGGTAACTTTAACTGTTCATGGCTTAGTTGATGTCCCCTATTTTAAAAATGATCTCGCTGTCCTTTTTTGGATTTATTTAGCCCTAATTGGCGGCCTAACCTTAAAATCAAATGGAAAAAATCTTACAAAAAATAATCGCTGA
- a CDS encoding single-stranded DNA-binding protein (Derived by automated computational analysis using gene prediction method: Protein Homology.), with translation MTLNKVMIIGNLTRDPELRNTASGANVASFSVATSLIWNDANGQKQQKTEFHNVVAWRRLAEICGQYLRKGSKVFIEGRLQTTDWTGQDGVKRYRTEIVAENLIMLDSKNSNRGDSVGDNNLREELKEIQVEEEPEEEIRVENIPF, from the coding sequence ATGACTTTAAACAAAGTAATGATCATCGGTAATCTCACCCGCGATCCAGAATTACGCAACACCGCCTCTGGCGCAAATGTGGCTTCTTTTTCGGTGGCGACCAGCTTAATCTGGAACGATGCTAATGGTCAAAAACAACAAAAAACCGAGTTTCATAATGTCGTGGCCTGGCGCCGTTTGGCCGAAATTTGCGGACAATACCTGCGCAAAGGCTCTAAGGTTTTTATTGAGGGGCGACTACAAACTACTGACTGGACTGGTCAAGATGGAGTAAAGCGCTATCGCACCGAAATTGTTGCCGAAAATCTAATCATGTTAGATTCAAAAAATTCTAACCGCGGCGATTCAGTTGGCGACAATAATCTACGTGAAGAATTAAAAGAAATCCAAGTTGAAGAGGAGCCCGAAGAAGAAATTCGCGTGGAAAACATCCCCTTCTAA
- a CDS encoding pseudouridine synthase (Derived by automated computational analysis using gene prediction method: Protein Homology. GO_function: GO:0009982 - pseudouridine synthase activity [Evidence IEA]) produces MEKILQKIIAESGFCSRRQAEAAIKRGEVKVNGILAKPGDLASATDKITVRGKRIGAPQEKVYLKLNKPKGYICTNRTFVNEKNIFSLIPDNIKGLFTVGRLDKNSQGLIILTNDGDLTLKLTHPRSGHTKVYEVKTRPNLEEKIIKRIQNNFISGIPFEEEEGIAKAKKVTYLGDGAFEVVLAEGKKRQIRRMFEACGVKVSNLKRTTFAGLKLGGLAEGQWGYLSKSEIAKLRGL; encoded by the coding sequence ATGGAAAAAATCTTACAAAAAATAATCGCTGAATCCGGTTTTTGTTCCCGCCGCCAAGCGGAAGCCGCCATAAAGCGTGGTGAAGTAAAAGTTAATGGCATCTTAGCTAAGCCCGGAGATCTAGCTTCGGCGACCGATAAAATTACCGTTCGCGGAAAAAGAATCGGTGCCCCCCAAGAAAAAGTTTATCTGAAACTTAATAAGCCTAAAGGTTATATCTGTACTAACCGTACTTTTGTTAACGAAAAAAATATTTTTTCACTCATTCCCGATAACATTAAAGGTTTATTTACAGTGGGACGTTTAGATAAAAACAGTCAAGGTTTAATTATCTTAACGAATGATGGTGATTTAACCTTAAAGTTGACCCATCCGCGCTCCGGGCATACTAAGGTTTATGAGGTAAAAACTCGACCAAACCTCGAAGAAAAAATTATTAAAAGAATTCAAAATAATTTTATTAGCGGCATCCCCTTTGAAGAAGAGGAAGGCATTGCTAAAGCTAAAAAAGTTACTTATTTAGGTGACGGCGCTTTTGAAGTGGTCTTAGCCGAAGGAAAAAAACGCCAGATTAGAAGAATGTTTGAAGCTTGTGGTGTAAAAGTTTCCAACCTTAAAAGAACAACTTTTGCCGGTTTAAAATTAGGCGGTTTAGCGGAAGGGCAATGGGGGTATTTAAGTAAAAGTGAGATTGCCAAACTGCGCGGCTTATAA
- a CDS encoding class I SAM-dependent methyltransferase (Derived by automated computational analysis using gene prediction method: Protein Homology. GO_function: GO:0008168 - methyltransferase activity [Evidence IEA]; GO_function: GO:1904047 - S-adenosyl-L-methionine binding [Evidence IEA]) has translation MKKEIFDSFFNPYAKTVDKAAGVSAFWRLSDEIITEIIKREIAPYCIDLSLTMDAGGGTGRWAIKLSGVLKGKIVVFDRSKDMLAKASENISRSSTSDRISIVEGDLTQINEFADNSVDNIVSIYSPLSFIYEQDKAAKELFRILKPGGRILIMSHSYHNAVASKINNYRASAEELQKLVNEQVVKWAPHVPELVTHSKESIEKLFSDAGFHIHKTYGVPVFVQPGSEDFDPENEKKSAVSAYLENPDVFKSVFEIEMRFNANETVANRGMNMFMLAEKK, from the coding sequence ATGAAAAAAGAAATTTTCGATTCATTTTTTAATCCGTATGCAAAAACCGTTGACAAGGCGGCTGGCGTTAGCGCATTTTGGCGATTGTCAGATGAAATCATCACAGAAATAATTAAACGAGAGATCGCGCCGTATTGTATAGACTTATCGCTTACTATGGACGCTGGTGGCGGCACAGGAAGGTGGGCAATAAAACTAAGTGGGGTTTTGAAAGGGAAAATTGTTGTATTCGATCGGTCGAAAGATATGTTAGCGAAAGCGTCAGAAAATATTAGTAGGAGTAGCACATCTGATCGCATTAGCATAGTAGAAGGAGACTTAACGCAGATAAATGAGTTCGCAGACAACAGTGTTGATAATATCGTGAGTATTTATAGCCCGCTTAGTTTTATCTATGAACAAGATAAGGCCGCAAAAGAATTGTTCCGTATTTTGAAACCAGGCGGTCGCATCCTTATAATGAGTCATAGTTACCATAACGCAGTAGCTTCTAAAATAAATAACTATCGAGCTAGCGCAGAAGAATTACAAAAACTTGTAAATGAACAGGTGGTGAAATGGGCGCCACACGTTCCAGAATTAGTGACTCATTCAAAAGAGTCCATAGAAAAACTTTTTTCTGATGCAGGATTTCATATACATAAAACATACGGTGTGCCCGTGTTTGTCCAGCCTGGTTCAGAAGACTTTGACCCAGAAAACGAAAAGAAAAGCGCTGTAAGCGCATACCTTGAAAACCCCGATGTATTTAAATCGGTATTTGAAATTGAAATGAGGTTTAATGCAAACGAAACAGTGGCAAATCGAGGTATGAATATGTTTATGCTCGCAGAAAAGAAATAA
- the rpsF gene encoding 30S ribosomal protein S6 (Derived by automated computational analysis using gene prediction method: Protein Homology. GO_component: GO:0000314 - organellar small ribosomal subunit [Evidence IEA]; GO_component: GO:0022627 - cytosolic small ribosomal subunit [Evidence IEA]; GO_function: GO:0003735 - structural constituent of ribosome [Evidence IEA]; GO_process: GO:0006412 - translation [Evidence IEA]), protein MSKTKASGLTRYEIMFIVPNKYTEVEAKTIIGQVEKMIMDNDGQIVSGEYWGKKKMAYEIKHNSYGYYQLYQFDFPNANLSKLNNDLRLSTEILRHQILKIKIKSEEQLAKEQAARDRLTAKEEEAKVAAAKSAKKTTPHKKKDEDKAELKDLDKKLDGIIEDAKGLV, encoded by the coding sequence ATGTCAAAAACTAAAGCGTCGGGTTTAACCCGTTACGAAATCATGTTCATTGTTCCTAATAAGTACACTGAAGTGGAAGCAAAAACCATTATTGGTCAGGTGGAAAAAATGATTATGGATAATGATGGCCAAATTGTCTCCGGTGAATATTGGGGCAAGAAAAAAATGGCTTACGAGATCAAACACAATTCTTATGGTTACTATCAGCTCTACCAGTTTGATTTCCCTAATGCTAACTTAAGCAAGTTAAACAATGACTTGCGTCTCTCCACCGAAATTTTACGCCACCAAATTTTAAAGATTAAAATAAAAAGTGAAGAGCAGTTAGCTAAGGAGCAAGCGGCTCGCGATCGTTTAACTGCTAAAGAGGAAGAAGCAAAAGTCGCCGCCGCTAAATCCGCAAAAAAAACTACTCCTCACAAAAAGAAAGATGAGGACAAGGCGGAGCTGAAAGATTTAGACAAAAAACTAGACGGTATTATTGAAGACGCCAAAGGTTTAGTGTAA
- the ychF gene encoding redox-regulated ATPase YchF (Derived by automated computational analysis using gene prediction method: Protein Homology. GO_function: GO:0005525 - GTP binding [Evidence IEA]), translated as MSLSIGIVGLPNVGKSSLFNLLTQKGVEAANYPFCTIDPNVGIVKVPDERLEKLAAISQPKQIIPTVIEFVDIAGLVAGASQGEGLGNKFLAHIRECDAICEVIRDFKDENIIHVANKIDPESDKETINLELILADLATVEKRLTALKRESRSGDKEIVAQVATLERIFEHLSASRAVRELEFSDAEAPFVKSLCLLSAKPIIYLLNIDDAYSGEARLKGTNEQILSINIKTEEEIAALPAAEQAEFIEELGLERSGLDRLIAAAYKLLGLETFFTTGPDETRAWTIKSGTKAPDAAGVIHTDFIKGFIRAEVIQWDKFIASGGEVKAREAGLIRTEGKDYVVKDGDVCNFLINR; from the coding sequence ATGTCTTTATCAATTGGCATTGTCGGTTTGCCTAATGTTGGCAAATCATCCTTATTTAATTTATTAACCCAGAAGGGCGTAGAAGCGGCCAACTACCCTTTTTGCACGATTGATCCGAATGTCGGTATTGTCAAGGTGCCTGATGAGCGTTTAGAAAAATTAGCCGCCATTTCCCAACCTAAACAAATAATTCCCACGGTTATTGAGTTTGTTGATATTGCCGGCTTGGTAGCGGGTGCCAGTCAAGGTGAAGGATTGGGTAATAAATTCCTCGCCCATATCAGGGAATGTGATGCTATCTGCGAAGTAATTCGGGATTTTAAAGATGAGAATATTATTCATGTCGCCAATAAAATAGACCCCGAAAGCGACAAAGAAACAATTAACCTAGAATTAATTTTGGCCGACTTAGCCACCGTTGAGAAGCGTTTAACTGCACTTAAAAGAGAAAGTCGTAGCGGCGACAAAGAAATTGTTGCTCAAGTGGCCACCTTAGAGAGGATTTTTGAACATTTAAGCGCTAGCCGCGCGGTGCGCGAGCTGGAATTTAGCGACGCTGAGGCCCCCTTTGTTAAATCTCTATGCTTATTGAGCGCTAAACCAATTATTTATTTATTAAATATTGATGATGCTTACAGTGGTGAAGCCCGCCTCAAAGGAACTAATGAGCAAATTTTAAGCATCAATATCAAAACGGAAGAAGAAATTGCGGCTCTTCCGGCCGCCGAGCAGGCCGAATTCATTGAGGAGTTAGGTTTAGAGAGGAGCGGTCTGGATCGTTTAATTGCGGCCGCTTATAAACTTCTGGGCTTAGAAACCTTCTTTACCACTGGTCCAGACGAAACTAGAGCCTGGACAATTAAGAGCGGCACCAAGGCTCCGGACGCAGCCGGCGTTATTCATACCGATTTTATTAAGGGGTTTATCCGCGCGGAGGTTATCCAGTGGGATAAATTTATTGCCAGCGGTGGCGAAGTAAAAGCTCGTGAAGCTGGACTGATCCGCACTGAAGGTAAGGATTACGTAGTAAAAGACGGTGATGTTTGTAATTTCTTAATCAATCGTTAA
- a CDS encoding amino acid--tRNA ligase-related protein (Derived by automated computational analysis using gene prediction method: Protein Homology. GO_function: GO:0000166 - nucleotide binding [Evidence IEA]; GO_function: GO:0004812 - aminoacyl-tRNA ligase activity [Evidence IEA]; GO_function: GO:0005524 - ATP binding [Evidence IEA]; GO_process: GO:0043039 - tRNA aminoacylation [Evidence IEA]): MKKIISENILKNARNDAIEFVEANGQNSLYPSFYDADSYVNDLVNDKYFAALAIVRHYVKLMSDAYWSDFGAVNIDLFMLTSSASSPMGPGSDSEVINIQFGKYQTNLTDSSQFGFEPLMFHLDKAYCYLPSMRGENPDARHINQFFHCEAEITGTLDKLLPSVENYVQALARIFIALTPVVKLISIDFFKTKQALQNIINAKSFNKKTFDEVYQWLQKNPLFHSANNFGRNITSSGEIALAQEMGGELPIWLCNYDRDITPFYQKPDPQNTNRVINADLLFPPIIEGGFGGEIVGSGQRQDNPEEIIESLKRQKIDSEPYEWYINLRKQPNYKITSGFGLGIERFIAWALGYSDIKNVIHYPRLKNIKTLP; encoded by the coding sequence ATGAAGAAAATAATTTCTGAAAATATATTGAAAAATGCACGGAATGATGCAATTGAATTTGTAGAAGCAAATGGTCAAAACAGTTTGTATCCATCATTCTATGATGCAGATAGTTATGTTAACGATTTGGTGAATGACAAATATTTTGCCGCACTAGCGATTGTCCGTCACTATGTAAAATTAATGAGTGATGCATACTGGTCAGATTTTGGTGCAGTCAACATAGATCTTTTTATGTTGACCTCAAGCGCCTCATCTCCTATGGGACCAGGATCCGACTCTGAGGTAATAAATATTCAATTTGGTAAATATCAAACCAATCTCACTGACTCATCACAATTTGGTTTTGAGCCGCTTATGTTTCATCTCGATAAAGCGTACTGTTATTTACCATCTATGCGGGGTGAGAATCCTGACGCTCGACACATTAACCAGTTCTTTCATTGTGAAGCGGAAATAACCGGAACACTCGATAAATTGTTGCCGTCTGTTGAGAACTATGTACAGGCACTCGCCAGAATATTTATAGCGCTCACACCAGTCGTGAAGCTTATTAGTATAGATTTTTTCAAAACAAAACAGGCGCTACAAAATATTATTAACGCTAAGAGTTTCAATAAAAAAACTTTTGATGAGGTGTATCAGTGGTTACAAAAAAATCCCTTATTCCACTCGGCAAATAATTTTGGAAGAAATATTACCAGCAGTGGCGAAATAGCGCTTGCTCAAGAGATGGGAGGTGAGCTACCTATCTGGCTCTGTAATTACGATAGGGATATCACTCCTTTTTACCAAAAACCAGATCCGCAAAATACAAATAGAGTTATAAATGCGGATCTGTTATTTCCACCAATTATAGAGGGCGGTTTCGGAGGTGAAATCGTTGGTTCTGGGCAACGACAAGATAATCCTGAAGAAATTATCGAGTCTCTCAAAAGACAAAAAATCGATAGTGAACCTTATGAGTGGTACATCAATCTCCGCAAACAACCAAACTACAAAATAACATCTGGTTTTGGATTAGGAATAGAAAGATTTATTGCCTGGGCACTTGGATATTCTGATATTAAAAATGTCATTCATTATCCACGACTTAAAAATATTAAAACACTGCCATAA
- the rpsR gene encoding 30S ribosomal protein S18 (Derived by automated computational analysis using gene prediction method: Protein Homology. GO_component: GO:0000314 - organellar small ribosomal subunit [Evidence IEA]; GO_component: GO:0022627 - cytosolic small ribosomal subunit [Evidence IEA]; GO_function: GO:0003735 - structural constituent of ribosome [Evidence IEA]; GO_process: GO:0006412 - translation [Evidence IEA]) — MTTKKSKECYFCANDIEVDYKDTRSLRKFVNFYVKILPGKRTGVCAWHQRKLAEAVKRARTMALMSHTHR, encoded by the coding sequence ATGACTACTAAAAAAAGTAAGGAGTGCTATTTTTGCGCCAATGATATTGAGGTTGATTACAAAGATACCCGGTCATTACGCAAATTTGTAAACTTTTATGTTAAAATTCTACCGGGAAAACGCACCGGTGTTTGTGCTTGGCACCAACGCAAGCTAGCGGAAGCTGTTAAGCGCGCCCGCACGATGGCTTTGATGAGCCATACTCATCGTTAA
- a CDS encoding helix-turn-helix transcriptional regulator (Derived by automated computational analysis using gene prediction method: Protein Homology. GO_function: GO:0003677 - DNA binding [Evidence IEA]), whose product MNIADNFKKIRTEKGYSLEKIARFADLSLNTVVKIQSGVNKNPTIETLSKIAKALGVSVGDLIQK is encoded by the coding sequence ATGAATATTGCAGATAACTTTAAAAAAATAAGAACAGAAAAGGGATACTCTCTTGAAAAGATCGCTCGTTTTGCTGATTTGTCTCTCAATACGGTTGTTAAAATTCAGAGTGGAGTCAATAAGAATCCAACCATTGAAACATTATCTAAAATCGCCAAGGCGCTTGGTGTTAGCGTTGGCGATTTGATACAAAAATAG
- the efp gene encoding elongation factor P (Derived by automated computational analysis using gene prediction method: Protein Homology. GO_component: GO:0005737 - cytoplasm [Evidence IEA]; GO_function: GO:0003746 - translation elongation factor activity [Evidence IEA]; GO_process: GO:0006414 - translational elongation [Evidence IEA]) → MLSISEIKPGRVIKVNNQPYVVTKTDHHKMGRGGAVLKTKLRNLIDGRVLDQTFQGVQQAEEAETETKKANYLYKDAEQVFFMDNQSFEQFSLDLESIGDQAKFLKDGTDVSVLYFEGKPVTIELPIKMEFKVVSAPPGVKGNSAGNVNKQVEIETGATISVPMFINEGDIIRINTESGDYVERA, encoded by the coding sequence ATGTTAAGTATCAGCGAAATCAAGCCGGGACGAGTGATTAAAGTCAATAATCAGCCCTACGTCGTCACCAAAACCGATCATCATAAAATGGGTCGCGGCGGGGCCGTTTTAAAAACTAAGCTTCGTAACCTTATTGACGGTCGTGTTCTCGATCAAACCTTTCAAGGGGTTCAGCAAGCCGAAGAAGCAGAAACAGAAACAAAAAAAGCTAACTATCTTTACAAAGATGCTGAGCAAGTTTTTTTCATGGACAATCAATCGTTTGAGCAATTTAGTTTAGATCTAGAGTCCATTGGCGACCAAGCCAAATTCTTAAAAGATGGCACCGATGTCTCCGTTCTCTATTTTGAGGGCAAACCAGTGACCATTGAACTACCAATTAAAATGGAGTTTAAAGTTGTTTCTGCGCCCCCTGGCGTTAAAGGTAATTCTGCTGGCAACGTTAATAAACAAGTAGAAATTGAAACTGGCGCCACCATCTCCGTACCGATGTTTATCAATGAAGGTGATATTATTAGAATCAATACGGAAAGCGGCGATTACGTGGAACGCGCTTAA